The following is a genomic window from Oncorhynchus kisutch isolate 150728-3 linkage group LG6, Okis_V2, whole genome shotgun sequence.
tcctgtctccgtctctcctgtctccgtctctcctgtctccatctctcctgtctccgtctctcctgtctccgtctctcctgtctccgtctctcctgtctccgtctctcctgtctccatctctcctgtctccatctctcctgtctccatctctcctgtctccgtctctcctgtctccgtctctcctgtctccgtctctcctgtctccatctctcctgtctccgtcactcctgtctccgtctctcctgtctccatctctcctgtctccgtctctcctgtctccgtctctcctgtctccgtctctgctgtctccatctctcctgtctccatctctcctgtctccatctctcctgtctccatctctcctgtctccgtctctcctgtctccgtgtctgctgtctccatctctcctgtctccatctctcctgtctccatctctcctgtctccgtctctcctgtctccatctctcctgtctccatctctcctgtctccatctctcctgtctccatctctcctgccTTCCCGTATATTCCCATCTCTTCTCCCAAcccatcactctccatctctcttctcttttccatctcctctctatcctgCCTCCACATCTCCCCTCGCTATCTTGTatttttctccacctctctccatctgttccctctcctccacctctctccatctgtttcctctcctccacctctcctccacccttctccatctctctccatctgttccctctcctccatctctcctccacctctcctccacctatcttatctctctccatctgttccttctcctccacctctcctccatctctctccatatgttccctctcctccacctctcctccacctctctccatctgttccctctcctccacctctcctccacctctctccatctgtttcctctcctccacctctcctccacctctttccacctgttccctctcctccacctctctccatctcttccctctcctccacctctctccatctgttccctctcctccacctctcctccacctttctccatctgttccctctcctccacctctcctccacctctctccatctgttccctctcctccacctctcctccacctctctccatctgttcccTTTCTACCTTTCTCAAAAACAAatctaattttgataaactcccatatctactgggtgaaataccacagtgttccatcacagcagcaagatttgtgacctgttgccacaagaaaagggcaaccagtgaagaacaaacaccttttcaaatacaacccatatttatgtttatttattttcccttctgtactatttgcacatcattacaacactgcatatagacataacatgacatttgaaatgtctttattttttgggaacttttgtgagtgtaatgttcactATCATACAGGGGGTTAATTCAGGAagatgagggaggaatggagagagatattTACGTTAATTGGGAtgaatcttgtcctggaggcagatcTGAGCTGTTTCCGCTAGATGGACCAACCGCAAGTCATGATTGGCTATAGTATATTATACGAAAAACATGAAAACCAAACCATTGCTTGTTGGTCTcattttaaggttaggtttaaaatctgatttgaagATTTTGGGCCTTGGCCAGCTACTGACCACATGTtcaatggattcaattgagagtCAGGGCATGTTCTGTGGCAGACAGAGGACATCAtctccatagaaatagaatctcaTTGTAGTTCTCTGATAACCTCATcatgctctctcctctttccacttAAACAGAGAGGAACACTGTAGCAATCAAAATGCAAAGATCTTTTCTCCTTGGAATTAGAATGCATCTTCTTACTTTAAAACAGGAGCTTTTTGAGGAGAGTGGAATCAATAACTCACTGAATCTTTACAGATGCCTTAATGTGATCATTCTGTTGTCGCAGGAATGTTCCTGAACAACAGGAAATGCTACactgtagtgtattcaaggtgtATGTTTCACTTtaaatgcctgtgtgtgtgtgtgtgtgtgtgtgtgtgtgtgtgtgtgtgtgtgtgtgtgtgtgtgtgtgtgtgtgtgtgtgtgtgtgtgtgtgtgtgtgtgtgtgtgtgtgtgtgtgtgtgtgtgtgtgtatgtgagtagcGACATGTCAAATACTAGCAACCCAGCTCTGCTATCTACAGCCCCAGTAGTCTACCAGCTCTGCTATCTACAGCCCAGTAGTCTACCAGCTCTGCTATCTACAGCCCAGTAGTCTACCAGCTCTGCTATCTACAGCCCCAGTAGTCTACCAGCTCTGCTATCTACAGCCCCAATAGTCTACCAGCTCTGCTATCTACAGCCCCAGTAGTCTACCAGCTCTGCTATCTACAGCCCAGTAGTCTACCAGCTCTGCTATCTACAGCCCAGTAGTCTACCAGCTCTGCTATCTACAGCCCCAATAGTCTCCCAGCTCTGCTATCTACAGCCCAAATAGTCTACCAGCTCTGCTCTCTACAGCCCAGTAGTCTACCAGCTCTGCTATCTACAGCCCAGTAGTCTACCAGCTCTGCTATCTACAGCTCAGTAGTCTACCAGCTCTGCTATCTACAGCCCAGTAGTCTACCAGCTCTGCTATCGACAGCCCCAATAGTCTACCAGCTCTGCTATCTACAGCCCAGTAGTCTACCAGCTCTGCTATCGACAGCCCAGTAGTCTACCAGCTCTGCTATCTACAGCCCAGTAGTCTACCAGCTCTGCTATCTACAGCCCAGTAGTCTACCAGCTCTGCTATCTACAGCCCAATAGTCTACCAGCTCTGCTATCTACAGCCCCAGTAGTCTACCAGCTCTGCTAtcatttccctgtatttagctccatccatcattccttcaattttgaccagtttcccagtccctgacaatgaaaaacatcctctatctcggggtgatgagaggtgttgggtttgcttcagacatagtgttttccgtGAAggacaaaaagctacattttcgtctcatctgaccagagtactttcttccatatatttggggagtctcccacatgtatTTTGGCAatcaccaaatgtgtttgcttatttttttatttaagcaatggtttttttctggccactcttccataaagcccagctctggagtgtatggcttaaagtggtcctatggacagatactccaatctctgctgtggagctttgcagctccttcagggttatctttggtctctttgttgcctctctgattaatgccctccttgcctggtccgtgagttttggtgggcggccctctcttggcaggtttgttgtggtgccatattcttaaaaaaatatatatatgaatctaatggtgctccatgggatgttcaatgtttctgatatttttttataatccaaccctgatctgtacttctcccccactttgtccctgacctgtttggtcttcatggtgacacctgcttggtggtgccccttacgtagtggtgttgcagactctggagcctttcagaacaaatataaatatatacagtatatactgagaTTTGAGGAAAAATCGAACACAACACATCGCAGGGTGAAACCCTGTGTATTttcaaggtggtggcagcatcatgttatcaTGTCTAGAACTGGGGACTTGGTCCAGATtcaaataaatataatatatattattatattatataataataataattatattattatttttatattatgttatattcttAATATTATACTATTAtttttatattatgttatattcttaatattatattattattttatattattattattattatattattattatattattattattattatattattattatataattattattattatattattattatattattattattattatattattattattattatttttatattatgttatattcttaatattatattattatttttatattatgttatattcttaatattatattattatttttatattattattattatattattattattatattattattattattatattattattatattattattattattattattatattattattattatattattattatattattattattattattatattattattattattattattattattatattattattattattatattattattatattattattattattattattattatattattattatattatattcatattatagtattattatattatatcattattatattattattattattatattatattattattatattatattattattatagtattattatattatatcattattgttttattattatatattattattattatattatattattattatattatattattattatagtattattatattatatcattATTGTTTTattatcatattattattattatattattattattattatattatatataatatataaatatgaaAGAAGCAAAGCCAATGTAAAAACCTGCCTCAGTCCACTGAACCCACATTCAATAATACTATAGGATACTAATGCTATAAATACTGTACTATTCACTGAACCCACATTCAATAATACTATAGGATACTAATGCTATAAATACTGTACTATCCACTGAACCCACATTCAATAATACTATAGGATACTAATGCTATAAATACTGTACTATTCACTGAACCCACATTCAATAATACTATAGGATACTAATGCTATAAATACTGTACTATTCACTGAACCCACATTCAATAATACTATAGGATACTAATGCTATAAATACTGTACTATTCACTGAACCCACATTCAATAATACTATAGGATACTAATGCTATAAATACTGTACTATCCACTGAACCCACATTCAATAATACTATAGGATACTAATGCTATAAATACTGTACTATTCACTGAACCCACATTCAATAATACTATAGGATACTAATGCTATAAATACTGTACTATTCACTGAACCCACATTCAATAATACTATAGGATACTAATGCTATAAATACTGTACTATTCACTGAACCCACATTCAATAATACTATAGGATACTAATGCTATAAATACTGTACTATTCACTGAACCCACATTCAATAATACTATAGGATACTAATGCTATAAATACTGTACTATTCACTGAACCCACATTCAATAATACTATAGGATACTAATGCTATAAATACTGTACTATTCACTGAACCCACATTCAATAATACTATAGGATACTAATGCTATAAATACTGTACTATCCACTGAACCCACATTCAATAATACTATAGGATACTAATGCTATAAATACTGTACTATTCACTGAACCCACATTCAATAATACTATAGGATACTAATGCTATAAATACTGTACTATTCACTGAACCCACATTCAATAATACTATAGGATACTAATGCTATAAATACTGTACTATTCACTGAACCCACATTCAATAATACTATAGGATACTAATGCTATAAATACTGTACTATCCACTGAACCCATATTCAATAATACTATAGGATACTAATGCTATAAATACTGTACTATTCACTGAACCCACATTCAATAATACTATAGGATACTAATGCTATAAATACTGTACTATTCACTGAACCCACATTCAATAATACTATAGGATACTAATGCTATAAATACTGTACTATTCACTGAACCCACATTCAATAATACTATAGGATACTAATGCTATAAATACTGTACTATCCACTGAACCCACATTCAATAATACTATAGGATACTAATGCTATAAATACTGTACTATTCACTGAACCCACATTCAATAATACTATAGGATACTAATGCTATAAATACTGTACTATTCACTGAACCCACATTCAATAATACTATAGGATACTAATGCTATAAATACTGTACTATTCACTGAACCCACATTCAATAATACTATAGGATACTAATGCTATAAATACTGTACTATTCACTGAACCCACATTCAATAATACTATAGGATACTAATGCTATAAATACTGTACTATTCACTGAACCCACATTCAATAATACTATAGGATACTAATGCTATAAATACTGTACTATCCACTGAACCCACATTCAATAATACTATAGGATACTAATGCTATAAATACTGTACTATTCACTGAACCCACATTCAATAATACTATAGGATACTAATGCTATAAATACTGTACTATTCACTGAACCCACATTCAATAATACTATAGGATACTAATGCTATAAATACTGTACTATTCACTGAACCCACATTCAATAATACTATAGGATACTAATGCTATAAATACTGTACTATTCACTGAACCCACATTCAATAATACTATAGGATACTAATGCTATAAATACTGTACTATCCACTGAACCCACATTCAATAATACTATAGGATACTAATGCTATAAATACTGTACTATTCACTGAACCCACATTCAATAATACTATAGGATACTAATGCTATAAATACTGTACTATTCACTGAACCCACATTCAATAATACTATAGGATACTAATGCTATAAATACTGTACTATTCACTGAACCCACATTCAATAATACTATAGGATACTAATGCTATAAATACTGTACTATCCACTGAACCCACATTCAATAATACTATAGGATACTAATGCTATAAATACTGTACTATTCACTGAACCCACATTCAATAATACTATAGGATACTAATGCTATAAATACTGTACTATTCACTGAACCCACATTCAATAATACTATAGGATACTAATGCTATAAATACTGTACTATTCACTGAACCCACATTCAATAATACTATAGGATACTAATGCTATAAATACTGTACTATTCACTGAACCCACATTCAATAATACTATAGGATACTAATGCTATAAATACTGTACTATTCACTGAACCCACATTCAATAATACTATAGGATACTAATGCTATAAATACTGTACTATTCACTGAACCCACATTCAATAATACTATAGGATACTAATGCTATAAATACTGTACTATTCACTGAACCCACATTCAATAATACTATAGGATACTAATGCTATAAATACTGTACTATTCACTGAACCCACATTCAATAATACTATAGGATACTAATGCTATAAATACTGTACTATCCACTGAAGCTTTTTTGCTGACTTTATTGTAGTATTTACTGCAGTGCTTTTGAAGTCtgttgtgtgaaaaacccagcaggttTGCTGTTCttgactcaaaccggtgcgcctgataCCTACAAccaaaccctgttcaaaggcacttaaagcTTTTCCATTCACCCTTAATGGCTCACGTACACAATCGATGTCTCAATAGTCTCAAGGCGTAACTATCCTTCTTTAACCCTTTACTGCAGTAGACTAAATCAGGAGCACAGAGCGGTTcctggtagtcttaaacaaatctacttggAAACAAgggtatccacctcacacacagggTTATGGGTTTAAAATGAAGAAGAcatctgtaccatgtcagatatagagtggaaatgtattacatttagagtttgcatcccaatattacacttcatatacatcacagaagactgaaactAAAATGTTTGACATTTAGAAAAACCAGatgtcagttttttttaaatcattacaCCAATGGGGAGGCtttgtctcttccccttcacctggaatgaataAAAATCGCTTTAGCCTCTATAATAGAACATCCTAATTAGCATCTATAATAGAACATCCTAATTAGCATCTATAATAGAACATCCTAATTGGCATCTATAATAGAACATCCTAATTAGCATCTATAATAGAACATCCTAATTAGCATCTATAATAGAACATCCTAATTAGCATCTATAATAGAACATCCTAATTAGCATCTATAATAGAACATCCTAATTAGCATCTATAACAGAACATCGTAATTAGCATCTATAACAGAACATCCTAATTAGCATCTATAATTGAACATCCTACTTAGCATCTATAATAGAACATCCTAATTCTAAGATCTTGAACTGGCTGATGTGACTAGATGTCTCTGAAGGTTGCCTATATGGTCTATAtgtaggccctggtctaaacaagtgcactatataagggataggttgttatttgGGACGTCTTTCATCATTTTCTCCTAGGGCCCATAAGATTTTTGGAAAACAGAGACACTTAAAGATGACTTTAAGATAATGACATGAGGGCAGAGACAGATCGATACTCTCTTTTTAAACCCTTGGAACATAAAGCTCTGTGGTGGGGGGCTTGTCCAGGGGAGGGTAGTGATGCTGGGAGGGCTTGTCCAGGGGAGGGTAGTGATGCTTGGGGGGCTTGTCCAGGGGAGGGTAGTGATGCTGGGAGGGCTTGTCCAGGGGAGGGTAGTGATGCTTGGGGGGCTTGTCCAGGGGAGGGTAGTGATGCTGGGAGGGCTTGTCCAGGGGAGGGTAGTGATGCTTGGAGGGCTTGTCCAGGGGAGGGTAGTGATGCTTGGGGGGCTTGTCCAGGGGAGGGTTGTGATGCTTGGGGGGCATGTCCAGGGGAGGGTAGTGATGCTGGGAGGGCTTGTCCAGGGGAGGGTAGTGATGCTTGGGGGGCTTGTCCAGGGGAGGGTAGTGATGCTTGGGGGGCTTGTCCAGGGGAGGGTAGTGATGCTGGGAGGGCTTGTCCAGGGGAGGGTAGTGATGCTGGGAGGGCTTGTCCAGGGGAGGGTAGTGATGCTTGGGGGGCTTGTCCAGGGGAGGGTAGTGAAGCTGGGAGGGCTTGTCCAGGGGAGGGTAGTGATGCTGGGAGGGCTTGTCCAGGGGAGGGTAGTGATGCTTGGGGGGCTTGTCCAGGGGAGGGTAGTGATGCTTGGGGACCTTGTCCAGGGGAGGGTTGTGATGCTTGGGGGGCATGTCCAGGGGAGGGTAGTGATGCTGGGAGGGCTTGTCCAGGGGAGGGTAGTGATGCTTGGGGGGCTTGTCCAGGGGAGGGTAGTGATGCTTGGGGGGCTTGTCCAGGGGAGGGTAGTGATGCTTGGAGGGCTTGTCCAGGGGAGGGTAGTGATGCTTGGGGGGCTTGTCCAGGGGAGGGTAGTGATGCTTGGGGACCTTGTCCAGGGGAGGGTAGTGATGCTGGGAGGGCTTGTCCAGGGGAGGGTAGTGATGCTGGGAGGGCTTGTCCAGGGGAGGGTAGTGATGCTTGGGGGGCTTGTCCAGGGGAGGGTAGTGATGCTGGGAGGGCTTGTCCAGGGGAGGGTTGTGATGCTTGGGGACCTTGTCCAGGGGAGGGTTGTGATGCTTGGGGGGCTTGTCCAGGGGAGGGTAGTGATGCTGGGGGGGCTTGTCCAGGGGAGGGTTGTGATGCTGGGAGGGCTTGTCCAGGGGAGGGTAGTGATGCTGGGGGGCTTGTCCAGGGGAGGGTAGTGATGCTTGGGGGGCTTGTCCAGGGGAGGGTAGTGATGCTGGGAGGGCTTGTCCAGGGGAGGGTAGTGATGCTGGGGGGGCTTGTCCAGGGGAGGGTTGTGATGCTTGGGAGGCTTGTCCAGGGGAGGGTTGTGATGCTGGGAGGGCTTGTCCAGGGGAGGGTAGTGATGCTTGGGGGGCTTGTCCAGGGGAGGGTAGTGATGCTTGGGGACCTTGTCCAGGGGAGGGTTGTGCTGCTTGGGGGGCTTGTCCAGGGGAGGGTTGTGATGCTTGGGGGGCTTGTCCAGGGGAGGGTAGTGATGCTGGGAGGGCTTGTCCAGGGGAGGGTTGTGATGCTTGGGGACCTTGTCCAGGGGAGGGTAGTGATGCTTGGGGACCTTGTCCAGGGGAGGGTAGTGATGCTTGGAGACCTTGTCCAGGGGAGGGTTGTGATGCTTGGAGACCTTGTCCAGGGGAGGGTTGTGATGCTTGGGGACCTTGTCCAGGGGAGGGTTGTGATGCTTGGGGACCTTGTCCAGGGGAGGGTTGTGATGCTTGGGGACCTTGTCCAGGGGAGGGTTGTGATGCTTGGGGGGCTTGTCCAGGGGAGGGTTGTGATGCTTGGGGGGCTTGTCCAGGGGAGGGTTGTGATGCTTGGGGGGCTTGTCCAGGGGAGGGTAGTGATGCTTGGGGGGCTTGTCCAGGGGAGGGTAGTGATGCTGGGAGGGCTTGTCCAGGGGAGGGTTGTGATGCTGGGAGGGCTTGTCCAGGGGAGGGTAGTGATGCTGGGGGGGCTTGTCCAGGGGAGGGTTGTGATGCTGGGAGGGCTTGTCCAGGGGAGGGTAGTGATGCTGGGAGGGCTTGTCCAGGGGAGGGTAGTGATTCTTGGGGGGCTTGTCCAGGGGAGGGTAGTGATGCTGGGAGGGCTTGTCCAGGGGAGGGTAGTGATGCTGGGAGGGCTTGTCCAGGGGAGGGTAGTGATGCTGGGAGGGCTTGTCCAGGGGAGGGTAGTGATGCTTGGGGGGCTTGTCCAGGGGAGGGTAGTGATGCTTGGGGGGCTTGTCCAGGGGAGGGTAGTGATGCTGGGAGGGCTTGTCCAGGGGAGGGTAGTGATGCTGGGAGGGcttgtccaggggagggtcagTGGGGTCAGTGGGATCAACCAGACAGGTCAGTGGGAGCAACCAGACAGGTCAGTGGGATCAACCAGACAGGTCAGTTGGAGCAACCAGACAGGTCAATGGGAGCAACCAGACAGGTAAATGGGAGAAACCAGACAGGTCAATGGGAGCAACCAGACAGGTTAGTGGGATCAACCAGACAGGTCAGTGGGAGAAACCAGACAGGTCAGTGGAATCAACCAGACAGGTCAGAATGTGGTGTTAAGATAAGCTGGGCTATACTGGGCTCTCTGGGCTGCATTAGGCTGGGCTATTTGATGGGCTTTATTAGGCTGGGCTATTTGATGGACTGCATTAGACTGGGCTTGGCTATTTGGGTGGCTTTCGTAGGCTGGGCTGGGCTATTTGATGGGCTTTGGTAGGCTGGGCTGGGCTATTTGATGTGCTTTGGTAGGCTGGGCTGGGCTATTTGCTGGGCTTAGCCTGCTGGAGGGGAGTGTAGGCAGGTGCTCATAATCTCTGTTCGACACACCACTTCCCTTAGACCAGTACACTAGCTGCTTATTGGGGAAATCGATGTATGAAGTGAGAGGTGCAGAGAGTATTCCCTTTCCCTAAACCTGTTATAATCTGCTTCAGGCAGAGGCTGGGGACATCgatgtcagtcagtcaggggtGCAGGGGCTGGGGTGAAGAGTGTCCCTCCTCTCCAAGGGGAAAGAGAGGTTAACAGAGTGGATGGTAGCAGCTCTTAACAGAGTGGATGGTAGCAGTTTGGAACAGAGTGGATGGTAGCAGATTGGAACAGAGTAGATGGTAGCAGCTCTTAACAGAGTGGATGGTAGCATTTTGGAACAGAGTGGATGGTAGCAGCTCTTAACAGAGTGGATGGTAGCAGCTCTTAACAGAGTGGATGGTAGCAGCTCTTAACAGAGTGGATGGTAGCAGATTGGAACAGAGTGGATGGTAGCAGCtccttttttttcacctttatttaaccaggtaggctagttgagaacaagttctcatttgtaactgcgacctggccaagataaagcatagtagtgtgaacagacaacaaagagttacacatggagtaaacaattaacaagtcaataacacagtagaaaaaaagagagtctatatacattgtgtgcaaaaggcatgaggaggtaggcgaataattacaattttgcagattaacactggagtgataaatgatcagatggtcatgtacaggtagagatattggtgtgcaaaagagcagaaaagtaaataaataaaaacagtatggggatgaggtaggtcaaattgggtgggctatttaccgatagactatgtacagctgcagcgatcgtttagctgctcaggcagcagatgtttgaagttggtgagggagataaaagtctccaacttcagcgatttttgcaattcgttccagtcacaggcagcagagaactggaacgaaaggcggccaaatgaggtgttggctttagggatgatcagtgagatacacctgctggagcgcgtgctacgggtgcgtgttgccatcgtgaccagtgaactgagataaggcggagctttacctagcatggacttgtagatgacctggagccagtgggtctggtgacgaatatgtagcaagggccagccgactagagcatgcaggtcgcagtggtgggtggtataaggtgctttagtgacaaaacggatggcactgtgataaactgcatccagtttgctgagtagagtgttggaagctattttgtagatgacatcgccgaagtcgaggatcggtaggacagtcagttttactagggtaagtttggcagcgtgagtgaaggaggctttgttgcggaatagaaagccgactatagatttgattttggattggagatgtttgatatcagtctggaaggagagtttacagtctagccagacacctaaatacttatagatgtccacatattcaaggtcggaaccatccagggtggtgatgctagtcgggcatgcgggtgcaggcagtgaacggttgaaaagcatgcatttggttttactagcgtttaagagcagttggaggccacggaaggagtgttgtatggcattgaagctcgtttggaggttagatagcacagtgcccaaggacgggccggaagtatacagaatggtgtcgtctgcgtagaggtggatcagggaatcgcccgcagcaagagcaacatcattgatatatacagagaaaagagtcggcccgagaattgaaccctgtggcacccccatagagactgccagaggaccggacagcatgccctccgatttgacacactgaactctgtctgcaaagtagttggtgaaccaggcaaggcagtcatcagaaaaaccgaggctactgagtctgccgataagaatatggtgattgacagagtcgaaagccttggcaaggtcgatgaagacggctgcacagtactttcttttatcgatggcggttatgatatcgtttagtaccttgagcgtggctgaggtgcacccgtcaccggctcggaaaccagattgcacagcggagaaggtaaggtgggattcgagatggtcagtgacctgtttgttgacttggctttcgaagaccttagataggcagggcaggatggatatagctCTGTAACgactgcagcagctttccaatccttggggatctcagacgatatgaaagagaggttgaacaggctggaaataggggttgcgacaatggcggcggatagtttcagaaatagagggtccagattgtcaagctcagctgatttgtacgggtccaggttttccagctctttcagaacatctgctatctggatttgggtaaaggagaacctggagaggcttgggcgagtagctgcggggggggggcggagatGTTGGcagaggttggagtagccaggcggaaggcatggcaagccgttgagaaatgcttgttgaagttttcaataatcatggatttatcagtggtgaccatgttacctagcctcagtgcagtgggcagctgggaggaggtgctcttgttctccgtggagttcacagtgtcccagaacttgttggagttggagctacaggatgcaaatttctgcctgaagaagctggccttggctttcctgactgactgcgtgtattggt
Proteins encoded in this region:
- the LOC109885210 gene encoding early nodulin-75-like; the protein is MGSTPSRTNTPHPRPSQHHYPPLDKPSQHHYPPLDKPPKHHYPPLDKPPKHHYPPLDKPSQHHYPPLDKPSQHHYPPLDKPSQHHYPPLDKPPKNHYPPLDKPSQHHYPPLDKPSQHHNPPLDKPPQHHYPPLDKPSQHHNPPLDKPSQHHYPPLDKPPKHHYPPLDKPPKHHNPPLDKPPKHHNPPLDKPPKHHNPPLDKVPKHHNPPLDKVPKHHNPPLDKVPKHHNPPLDKVSKHHNPPLDKVSKHHYPPLDKVPKHHYPPLDKVPKHHNPPLDKPSQHHYPPLDKPPKHHNPPLDKPPKQHNPPLDKHHYPPLDKPSQHHNPPLDKPPQHHYPPLDKPPKHHNPPLDKVPKHHNPPLDKPSQHHYPPLDKPPKHHYPPLDKPSQHHYPPLDKPSQHHYPPLDKVPKHHYPPLDKPPKHHYPPLDKPSKHHYPPLDKPPKHHYPPLDKPPKHHYPPLDKPSQHHYPPLDMPPKHHNPPLDKVPKHHYPPLDKPPKHHYPPLDKPSQHHYPPLDKPSQLHYPPLDKPPKHHYPPLDKPSQHHYPPLDKPSQHHYPPLDKPPKHHYPPLDKPPKHHYPPLDKPSQHHYPPLDMPPKHHNPPLDKPPKHHYPPLDKPSKHHYPPLDKPSQHHYPPLDKPPKHHYPPLDKPSQHHYPPLDKPPKHHYPPLDKPSQHHYPPLDKPPTTELYVPRV